A genomic region of Vitis vinifera cultivar Pinot Noir 40024 chromosome 7, ASM3070453v1 contains the following coding sequences:
- the LOC100252502 gene encoding uncharacterized protein LOC100252502 isoform X1, protein MITQSSKWITNRTHSIRDGVQGRRPDRSRHVWLRFEPSGRIMKKSAVTSHNLGSFPSPGTSNYGDGSGGVPKGWSSERVPPSVNSGRRYIGGSTLMPFNSGRALPSKWEDAERWISSPVSGYSVNKSSLAQPQRRPKSKSGPLGLPGVAYNPNYSPAMPVFDGGGVRNFMGPSSPFSTGVMVAEGLSLHYGAGNGGQPHPVPNEHSMERSISIPGWSDFLSESSSPNSQDEKLGGSKDAETMVSPVVSRRDIATQMSPDSNTHSSPKDRFSFPPSPLLPTLEQQTHSVKSEVRDVQVDKGVTMIRWSKKHGAKTTMRAPPDVEETDKNAAEAQASSWDIAEPSKNILKLKREEAKITAWENLQKAKAEAAIQKLEMKLEKKRAASMDKILSKLRMAEMKAEEMRSSISESQANQDSKTSHKVASFRKNVQKGSLGGCFTCHAV, encoded by the exons ATGATCACTCAATCATCCAAATGGATCACAAACAGAACCCATTCA ATTCGAGACGGAGTGCAAGGAAGGAGACCAGATAGGtcaagacatgtttggctaaGATTTGAACCATCCGGGAGAATAATGAAGAAAAGTGCAGTAACTTCCCACAATTTGGGTTCATTTCCAAGCCCTGGAACATCCAATTATGGTGATGGCAGTGGGGGAGTTCCAAAGGGTTGGAGCTCAGAACGAGTACCCCCATCGGTGAATAGTGGAAGAAGGTATATCGGCGGTTCTACATTGATGCCATTCAATAGCGGAAGGGCATTGCCTTCCAAATGGGAAGATGCAGAGAGGTGGATTTCTAGCCCGGTTTCAGGGTATAGTGTTAACAAGAGCTCACTTGCTCAGCCTCAGAGACGACCCAAGTCAAAGAGCGGTCCCCTTGGACTCCCAGGGGTTGCCTATAATCCCAATTATTCGCCTGCAATGCCAGTGTTTGATGGTGGGGGTGTGAGGAATTTCATGGGGCCATCTTCCCCTTTCTCCACAGGAGTGATGGTAGCAGAAGGCCTTTCTCTTCACTACGGTGCCGGCAATGGGGGACAGCCACATCCTGTGCCAAACGAACATAGTATGGAACGCTCAATTAGTATACCCGGATGGTCTGATTTTCTAAGTGAATCCTCATCGCCCAACTCCCAAG ATGAGAAGCTTGGTGGCTCCAAGGATGCAGAAACCATGGTTTCTCCAGTTGTTTCACGACGAGATATAGCCACTCAAATGAGCCCTGACAGTAACACCCATTCATCCCCCAAAGACAGGTTTTCATTTCCCCCTTCTCCCTTGCTGCCTACTTTGGAACAACAGACCCATTCTGTTAAATCGGAAGTCAGGGATGTGCAAGTGGACAAAGGAGTCACTATGATAAGGTGGTCCAAGAAGCATGGAGCAAAAACGACTATGAGGGCTCCCCCAGATGTTGAGGAAACGGATAAAAATGCTGCGGAAGCTCAAGCCTCATCTTGGGATATAGCAGAGCCATCGAAGAACATTTTGAA GCTCAAAAGAGAGGAAGCCAAGATCACTGCATGGGAGAACCTGCAGAAGGCAAAAGCTGAAGCAGCAATACAGAAACTCGAG ATGAAACTTGAGAAGAAGAGAGCAGCATCTATGGATAAGATCCTGAGTAAGCTGAGAATGGCTGAGATGAAAGCTGAAGAAATGAGAAGCTCAATATCAGAAAGCCAGGCCAATCAGGATTCCAAGACTTCCCACAAGGTTGCATCCTTCCGCAAGAATGTCCAGAAGGGTTCCCTGGGCGGTTGTTTTACCTGCCATGCAGTGTAA
- the LOC100252502 gene encoding uncharacterized protein LOC100252502 isoform X3, giving the protein MKKSAVTSHNLGSFPSPGTSNYGDGSGGVPKGWSSERVPPSVNSGRRYIGGSTLMPFNSGRALPSKWEDAERWISSPVSGYSVNKSSLAQPQRRPKSKSGPLGLPGVAYNPNYSPAMPVFDGGGVRNFMGPSSPFSTGVMVAEGLSLHYGAGNGGQPHPVPNEHSMERSISIPGWSDFLSESSSPNSQDEKLGGSKDAETMVSPVVSRRDIATQMSPDSNTHSSPKDRFSFPPSPLLPTLEQQTHSVKSEVRDVQVDKGVTMIRWSKKHGAKTTMRAPPDVEETDKNAAEAQASSWDIAEPSKNILKLKREEAKITAWENLQKAKAEAAIQKLEMKLEKKRAASMDKILSKLRMAEMKAEEMRSSISESQANQDSKTSHKVASFRKNVQKGSLGGCFTCHAV; this is encoded by the exons ATGAAGAAAAGTGCAGTAACTTCCCACAATTTGGGTTCATTTCCAAGCCCTGGAACATCCAATTATGGTGATGGCAGTGGGGGAGTTCCAAAGGGTTGGAGCTCAGAACGAGTACCCCCATCGGTGAATAGTGGAAGAAGGTATATCGGCGGTTCTACATTGATGCCATTCAATAGCGGAAGGGCATTGCCTTCCAAATGGGAAGATGCAGAGAGGTGGATTTCTAGCCCGGTTTCAGGGTATAGTGTTAACAAGAGCTCACTTGCTCAGCCTCAGAGACGACCCAAGTCAAAGAGCGGTCCCCTTGGACTCCCAGGGGTTGCCTATAATCCCAATTATTCGCCTGCAATGCCAGTGTTTGATGGTGGGGGTGTGAGGAATTTCATGGGGCCATCTTCCCCTTTCTCCACAGGAGTGATGGTAGCAGAAGGCCTTTCTCTTCACTACGGTGCCGGCAATGGGGGACAGCCACATCCTGTGCCAAACGAACATAGTATGGAACGCTCAATTAGTATACCCGGATGGTCTGATTTTCTAAGTGAATCCTCATCGCCCAACTCCCAAG ATGAGAAGCTTGGTGGCTCCAAGGATGCAGAAACCATGGTTTCTCCAGTTGTTTCACGACGAGATATAGCCACTCAAATGAGCCCTGACAGTAACACCCATTCATCCCCCAAAGACAGGTTTTCATTTCCCCCTTCTCCCTTGCTGCCTACTTTGGAACAACAGACCCATTCTGTTAAATCGGAAGTCAGGGATGTGCAAGTGGACAAAGGAGTCACTATGATAAGGTGGTCCAAGAAGCATGGAGCAAAAACGACTATGAGGGCTCCCCCAGATGTTGAGGAAACGGATAAAAATGCTGCGGAAGCTCAAGCCTCATCTTGGGATATAGCAGAGCCATCGAAGAACATTTTGAA GCTCAAAAGAGAGGAAGCCAAGATCACTGCATGGGAGAACCTGCAGAAGGCAAAAGCTGAAGCAGCAATACAGAAACTCGAG ATGAAACTTGAGAAGAAGAGAGCAGCATCTATGGATAAGATCCTGAGTAAGCTGAGAATGGCTGAGATGAAAGCTGAAGAAATGAGAAGCTCAATATCAGAAAGCCAGGCCAATCAGGATTCCAAGACTTCCCACAAGGTTGCATCCTTCCGCAAGAATGTCCAGAAGGGTTCCCTGGGCGGTTGTTTTACCTGCCATGCAGTGTAA
- the LOC100252502 gene encoding uncharacterized protein LOC100252502 isoform X2, translating to MTIRDGVQGRRPDRSRHVWLRFEPSGRIMKKSAVTSHNLGSFPSPGTSNYGDGSGGVPKGWSSERVPPSVNSGRRYIGGSTLMPFNSGRALPSKWEDAERWISSPVSGYSVNKSSLAQPQRRPKSKSGPLGLPGVAYNPNYSPAMPVFDGGGVRNFMGPSSPFSTGVMVAEGLSLHYGAGNGGQPHPVPNEHSMERSISIPGWSDFLSESSSPNSQDEKLGGSKDAETMVSPVVSRRDIATQMSPDSNTHSSPKDRFSFPPSPLLPTLEQQTHSVKSEVRDVQVDKGVTMIRWSKKHGAKTTMRAPPDVEETDKNAAEAQASSWDIAEPSKNILKLKREEAKITAWENLQKAKAEAAIQKLEMKLEKKRAASMDKILSKLRMAEMKAEEMRSSISESQANQDSKTSHKVASFRKNVQKGSLGGCFTCHAV from the exons ATGACT ATTCGAGACGGAGTGCAAGGAAGGAGACCAGATAGGtcaagacatgtttggctaaGATTTGAACCATCCGGGAGAATAATGAAGAAAAGTGCAGTAACTTCCCACAATTTGGGTTCATTTCCAAGCCCTGGAACATCCAATTATGGTGATGGCAGTGGGGGAGTTCCAAAGGGTTGGAGCTCAGAACGAGTACCCCCATCGGTGAATAGTGGAAGAAGGTATATCGGCGGTTCTACATTGATGCCATTCAATAGCGGAAGGGCATTGCCTTCCAAATGGGAAGATGCAGAGAGGTGGATTTCTAGCCCGGTTTCAGGGTATAGTGTTAACAAGAGCTCACTTGCTCAGCCTCAGAGACGACCCAAGTCAAAGAGCGGTCCCCTTGGACTCCCAGGGGTTGCCTATAATCCCAATTATTCGCCTGCAATGCCAGTGTTTGATGGTGGGGGTGTGAGGAATTTCATGGGGCCATCTTCCCCTTTCTCCACAGGAGTGATGGTAGCAGAAGGCCTTTCTCTTCACTACGGTGCCGGCAATGGGGGACAGCCACATCCTGTGCCAAACGAACATAGTATGGAACGCTCAATTAGTATACCCGGATGGTCTGATTTTCTAAGTGAATCCTCATCGCCCAACTCCCAAG ATGAGAAGCTTGGTGGCTCCAAGGATGCAGAAACCATGGTTTCTCCAGTTGTTTCACGACGAGATATAGCCACTCAAATGAGCCCTGACAGTAACACCCATTCATCCCCCAAAGACAGGTTTTCATTTCCCCCTTCTCCCTTGCTGCCTACTTTGGAACAACAGACCCATTCTGTTAAATCGGAAGTCAGGGATGTGCAAGTGGACAAAGGAGTCACTATGATAAGGTGGTCCAAGAAGCATGGAGCAAAAACGACTATGAGGGCTCCCCCAGATGTTGAGGAAACGGATAAAAATGCTGCGGAAGCTCAAGCCTCATCTTGGGATATAGCAGAGCCATCGAAGAACATTTTGAA GCTCAAAAGAGAGGAAGCCAAGATCACTGCATGGGAGAACCTGCAGAAGGCAAAAGCTGAAGCAGCAATACAGAAACTCGAG ATGAAACTTGAGAAGAAGAGAGCAGCATCTATGGATAAGATCCTGAGTAAGCTGAGAATGGCTGAGATGAAAGCTGAAGAAATGAGAAGCTCAATATCAGAAAGCCAGGCCAATCAGGATTCCAAGACTTCCCACAAGGTTGCATCCTTCCGCAAGAATGTCCAGAAGGGTTCCCTGGGCGGTTGTTTTACCTGCCATGCAGTGTAA
- the ZEP gene encoding zeaxanthin epoxidase (The RefSeq protein has 1 substitution compared to this genomic sequence), translating to MASAVFYSSVQPSIFSRTHIPIPISKDSFEEFGHSINYKHYFRSNPCGQKKRVAQVKATLAEATPAPPAPSLPSKKVRILVAGGGIGGLVLALAAKKKGFDVVVFEKDMSAIRGEGQYRGPIQIQSNALAALEAVDMEVAEEVMRAGCITGDRINGLVDGVSGDWYVKFDTFTPAAERGLPVTRVISRMTLQQILARAVGEDIIMNGSNVVDFEDDGNKVTVILENGQRYEGDLLIGADGIWSKVRKSLFGPKEATYSGYTCYTGIADFVPADIDSVGYRVFLGHKQYFVSSDVGAGKMQWYAFYNEPAGGVDGPEGKKERLLKIFGGWCDNVIDLILATDEEAILRRDIYDRTPTFTWGRGRVTLLGDSVHAMQPNMGQGGCMAIEDSYQLAMELDKAWEQSIKSGTPIDVVSCLKSYEKARRIRVAVIHGMARMAAIMASTYKAYLGVGLGPLSFLTKLRIPHPGRVGGRFFIDIAMPLMLSWVLGGNSSKLEGRPPSCRLSDKANDQLRRWFEDDDALERAIGGEWFLLPSGESGLQPICLSKDENKPCIIGSVSHTDFPGISTVIPSPKVSKMHARISCKDGAFFLTDLQSEHGTWITDNVGRRQRVSPNFPTRFHPSEVIDFGSEKASFRVKVVRTPPDNAAKNEESKLFQAV from the exons ATGGCTTCAGCAGTGTTTTATAGTTCAGTGCAGCCTTCGATTTTCTCAAGAACCCACATCCCAATTCCAATTTCGAAAGACTCCTTTGAAGAGTTCGGCCACTCTATCAACTATAAGCACTACTTCAGAAGCAACCCATGTGGGCAAAAGAAGAGGGTGGCACAGGTCAAAGCTACTTTGGCTGAAGCCACACCAGCGCCGCCGGCGCCGTCGCTGCCGAGTAAGAAGGTTCGGATACTTGTGGCCGGAGGTGGGATTGGTGGGCTGGTTTTGGCGCTGGCAGCGAAGAAGAAGGGTTTTGATGTGGTGGTGTTTGAGAAAGACATGAGTGCAATTAGGGGAGAGGGTCAGTACAGGGGTCCAATTCAGATACAGAGTAATGCATTGGCGGCTTTGGAAGCTGTTGATATGGAGGTTGCTGAGGAGGTTATGAGGGCTGGCTGCATCACTGGTGACCGGATTAATGGGCTGGTTGATGGGGTTTCTGGTGATTG GTATGTCAAGTTTGATACATTCACTCCTGCGGCAGAACGGGGGCTTCCTGTCACCAGAGTTATTAGCCGAATGACTTTGCAGCAAATCCTGGCTCGTGCAGTAGGGGAAGATATCATTATGAATGGCAGTAATGTTGTTGATTTTGAAGATGATGGAAATAAG GTTACTGTCATCCTTGAGAATGGACAACGTTATGAAGGTGATCTTCTTATCGGTGCTGATGGAATATGGTCAAAG GTGAGAAAGAGTTTGTTTGGGCCTAAGGAAGCCACATACTCAGGCTACACTTGCTACACTGGCATTGCAGATTTTGTGCCTGCTGATATTGACTCTGTTGG GTACCGGGTATTTTTGGGACACAAACAATACTTCGTGTCTTCAGATGTGGGTGCAGGAAAAATGCAGTGGTATGCATTTTACAATGAACCAGCTGGTGGTGTTGATGGTCCTGAAG GTAAGAAGGAAAGGTTGCTTAAAATATTTGGTGGCTGGTGTGATAATGTAATTGATCTCATACTTGCCACGGATGAAGAAGCAATTCTTCGACGTGACATATATGACCGGACACCCACCTTTACTTGGGGAAGGGGCCGTGTAACCTTGCTTGGGGATTCAGTCCATGCCATGCAACCAAATATGGGTCAAGGGGGATGCATGGCGATTGAG GATAGCTATCAGCTTGCAATGGAACTTGATAAAGCCTGGGAACAAAGCATCAAATCAGGGACTCCTATTGATGTTGTTTCTTGCCTAAAGAG CTATGAGAAGGCTAGAAGAATACGAGTTGCCGTTATCCATGGAATGGCAAGAATGGCTGCAATTATGGCTTCAACTTACAAGGCTTATTTGGGTGTAGGACTTGGTCCATTGTCG TTTTTGACAAAACTCAGGATCCCACATCCTGGGAGAGTTGGTGGGAGATTTTTTATTGACATAGCAATGCCTTTAATGCTGAGTTGGGTCCTAGGTGGTAACAG TTCAAAACTTGAAGGGAGGCCACCATCTTGCAGACTCTCAGATAAA GCAAGTGATCAATTACGGAGATGGTTTGAAGATGATGATGCTCTGGAGCGTGCTATTGGTGGAGA GTGGTTCCTTTTGCCATCAGGAGAGAGTGGATTACAACCTATTTGTTTGAGTAAGGATGAGAACAAACCCTGCATAATCGG GAGTGTGTCCCATACGGATTTTCCTGGAATATCAACAGTCATACCTTCACCCAAG GTTTCCAAAATGCACGCTCGAATTAGTTGTAAGGATGGTGCCTTTTTCCTAACCGATTTGCAGAGTGAACATGGTACCTGGATCACTGA TAATGTGGGGAGGCGGCAACGGGTGTCTCCAAATTTTCCTACTCGATTCCATCCATCAGAAGTGATTGATTTTGGTTCTGAAAAG GCTTCATTTCGAGTCAAGGTGGTGAGGACTCCCCCAGACAATGCAGCTAAGAACGAAGAGAGCAAGCTCTTCCAGGCGGTTTGA